A stretch of the Halodesulfovibrio sp. MK-HDV genome encodes the following:
- a CDS encoding Tim44 domain-containing protein: MKMIRLIALLLIPVIAAVFVFGMADFAEAKRFGGGRSFGSKPMFSKSFSKPVPKAPLNQNKSALSSSAQPRRGLFGGMGGMFGGLLAGTLLGSMLSGGGFGGIGFFDIILFGLAFLFLRKMFRSRRMESRQSAYQGGGSANYNQQQAYTPPEDNYSNMQRQSQDAWSSLRSTPAGGGHAQDVQPEVTTPAGFDTDDFLKGAKVVFNRLQQSWDSRDLDDIKQFTTPEVYESIKQQIKEDPEPSRTEVLMSNARLLEVKDETDGLLATVYFDVLMREDQSAQNPEQVREVWHFFKAHKDDSMWLLDGIQQLEN; encoded by the coding sequence ATGAAAATGATCCGCCTAATTGCCTTACTCCTAATCCCAGTCATAGCCGCCGTTTTTGTTTTCGGCATGGCAGACTTCGCAGAAGCCAAGCGTTTTGGCGGGGGTAGGTCATTCGGCAGTAAGCCGATGTTCAGCAAAAGCTTTTCTAAGCCCGTACCTAAGGCTCCGCTGAACCAAAACAAATCCGCACTTTCCAGCTCCGCGCAACCGCGCAGGGGTCTCTTCGGTGGCATGGGTGGCATGTTCGGCGGTCTTCTCGCCGGTACATTGCTTGGCTCAATGCTCTCCGGTGGAGGGTTTGGCGGCATTGGTTTCTTTGATATTATCTTGTTTGGATTGGCGTTCCTATTTCTCCGCAAAATGTTCCGGTCTCGAAGGATGGAATCGCGACAATCTGCCTACCAAGGCGGAGGGTCAGCGAATTACAACCAGCAGCAAGCATATACACCACCTGAAGACAATTATTCAAACATGCAACGACAATCTCAGGATGCATGGTCAAGTCTACGAAGCACACCTGCGGGTGGCGGTCATGCACAAGACGTGCAGCCAGAGGTAACCACTCCGGCCGGATTTGATACTGACGACTTCCTTAAAGGTGCTAAGGTGGTATTCAACCGCCTGCAGCAGAGCTGGGACAGCCGAGATCTTGATGACATTAAGCAGTTTACAACCCCTGAAGTCTACGAGTCTATTAAACAGCAGATTAAAGAAGACCCTGAACCATCCCGTACTGAGGTTCTTATGTCTAACGCCCGCTTGCTCGAAGTTAAAGACGAGACAGACGGCCTTCTTGCCACTGTCTACTTTGATGTTCTCATGCGCGAAGATCAATCAGCGCAGAACCCTGAGCAGGTACGCGAAGTATGGCATTTCTTTAAAGCCCACAAAGACGACTCCATGTGGCTTCTCGACGGTATTCAGCAATTAGAAAACTAG
- a CDS encoding response regulator transcription factor: MESLYHVVLAEDHVLLREGLKSLLQSFENFVVVGEAGDGYQAVELCETLTVDLVLMDLSMPKLDGLKATKIIKRTLPHIKILVITQYDANDYVHSALSAGADGYILKDATSEEFLLAVTSVLDGKTYISPGVANNVIRGYLNGGATNDGGSPLAELTPREEEIFQLVAEGYKSREIADMLVVSIKTVEKHRSNLMNKLCVHSAAELREFAAQQGVIFKKPELTAS; the protein is encoded by the coding sequence ATGGAATCGTTGTATCATGTTGTTTTAGCTGAAGATCATGTGTTGTTGCGTGAAGGGCTGAAATCATTATTACAGTCATTTGAAAACTTTGTTGTGGTAGGAGAAGCAGGCGACGGGTATCAAGCTGTAGAACTATGTGAAACCTTGACCGTAGATTTGGTATTGATGGACTTGTCAATGCCGAAGCTGGATGGCTTAAAGGCAACTAAAATAATTAAGCGTACTCTTCCTCACATCAAAATTCTCGTAATCACACAGTATGATGCTAACGATTATGTTCATTCTGCGTTGTCTGCCGGAGCCGATGGCTACATTCTTAAAGATGCTACAAGTGAAGAATTTCTACTTGCGGTCACAAGCGTATTAGACGGAAAGACCTACATCTCTCCGGGAGTGGCAAACAATGTCATTCGGGGATATTTGAACGGAGGCGCGACAAACGACGGTGGATCACCACTGGCTGAATTGACACCGCGTGAAGAAGAGATCTTTCAGCTTGTGGCAGAAGGCTATAAGAGTAGAGAGATTGCAGATATGCTTGTGGTAAGTATAAAAACAGTTGAAAAGCACCGTTCTAATCTTATGAATAAGCTATGTGTACATTCCGCAGCGGAGCTTAGAGAATTTGCTGCACAGCAGGGCGTGATTTTTAAAAAGCCCGAGTTAACTGCATCGTAG
- a CDS encoding phage regulatory CII family protein — protein MRETVTRVTQNMVLGARQSKWVAEQIGKPYPTMMRELNPYDQSAKLGADTLLDIMRATKDITALEFMAKELGYELSPVQLELDHPFTDE, from the coding sequence ATGAGAGAAACTGTAACTCGCGTGACACAAAACATGGTTCTTGGTGCAAGACAATCTAAATGGGTAGCAGAGCAAATCGGTAAACCTTACCCTACAATGATGCGTGAATTAAATCCGTATGACCAAAGTGCTAAACTTGGCGCGGATACTCTACTCGACATCATGCGTGCAACCAAAGACATTACAGCCCTTGAATTTATGGCAAAAGAGCTTGGTTACGAACTTAGTCCGGTTCAACTTGAACTAGATCACCCCTTCACCGACGAGTAA
- a CDS encoding PleD family two-component system response regulator, translating to MQKTILIADDRPEIRTLVRITLASDGFNVAECKSAPEAISLAKELAPHLILMDIDMPGEYNGIVATKMLAANPETKNCPVIMLTASRDAIKACIESGAVAYLTKPFSPIDLLKHVQQFARNS from the coding sequence ATGCAAAAAACAATTCTTATTGCAGATGATCGTCCTGAAATAAGAACGCTTGTACGTATCACTCTTGCCAGTGACGGATTCAACGTTGCCGAATGTAAAAGTGCACCGGAAGCCATCTCCTTGGCAAAGGAGCTGGCTCCACATCTTATCCTTATGGATATTGATATGCCGGGCGAGTACAACGGTATTGTTGCTACCAAAATGCTCGCCGCGAATCCTGAAACGAAAAATTGTCCTGTAATTATGCTTACAGCATCGCGGGACGCAATTAAAGCCTGTATCGAATCCGGTGCAGTCGCCTACCTCACAAAGCCTTTCAGCCCCATCGATTTATTAAAACACGTACAGCAATTTGCGCGCAATAGTTAA
- a CDS encoding HD-GYP domain-containing protein — MHTTINLLKDSHLDLEMAYVDTVNRLAQAVEYKDEATGHHVLRICFFSAILAHSLGLSNEKVLRIYNSAAMHDVGKISIPDSILLKPGPLTTEEFEIMKTHTTVGAKLLANSKSSLLETGHIIALNHHERWDGTGYPNGLTDTNTPIEGRIVGLVDVYDALRSERPYKKPYSMEKTTAIIRNSSGKHFDPKLVKAFFENLSRFAHVDEILRNPDQQDIEILFKEVLPDCTLTHSSSITTIL; from the coding sequence TTGCATACGACCATCAACCTGCTCAAAGATTCTCATCTTGATCTGGAGATGGCGTACGTAGATACCGTAAACAGGTTGGCACAAGCAGTTGAATACAAAGATGAAGCAACCGGTCACCACGTCTTACGTATATGCTTTTTCAGCGCCATTCTTGCCCATTCACTCGGGCTTTCAAACGAAAAAGTACTTAGAATTTACAACTCAGCAGCGATGCATGATGTTGGTAAAATCAGCATACCGGATTCCATCCTTCTAAAACCCGGGCCATTAACTACAGAAGAATTTGAAATAATGAAGACCCACACCACGGTGGGGGCAAAACTGCTTGCAAATTCAAAATCCAGCCTCTTGGAAACCGGACATATTATTGCGCTGAATCATCATGAACGATGGGATGGAACGGGATATCCAAATGGACTTACGGACACAAATACTCCGATTGAAGGCCGTATTGTCGGACTAGTTGATGTGTATGATGCGTTACGCTCCGAGCGACCGTATAAGAAACCATACTCCATGGAAAAAACCACAGCCATTATTCGCAACAGTTCCGGAAAACATTTTGATCCAAAACTCGTTAAAGCCTTTTTTGAAAATCTTTCACGCTTTGCGCATGTTGATGAGATTTTACGCAACCCAGACCAACAAGATATTGAAATTTTGTTTAAGGAAGTGCTCCCCGATTGCACGCTAACCCACAGTTCATCTATTACAACCATTTTATGA
- a CDS encoding hybrid sensor histidine kinase/response regulator codes for MQTEPKKYILIAVSESKAAAQLKEGIESTCGIPCLVATTSSEAFSMASRYSDQLPLAILDTSLTGISENLFYVTAEHSIPTLLLTDNYTEACASCTLSPTIIDAVLKSSDLVANVIEVVQRLHQNRNTEVLIVDSSASVRHYLSYVVSNYMLNPRTAPSGKDALALLEHEKFPLILIDAHLSDMPGVELTRLIRKKHPPELTSIIGISGNSDLHISAMFLKSGASDFLNKPFKREELYCRMIQNLKMTELLYYLEQLNALKNKMLGMAAHDLVTPITGVQGLSSILKEGYAGELTKQQKEIAQAIFSASNDMLTLVTDILDVSTIESGLLSIKKEPIQLNDIVARRLAFAGLTAARKSIALHHNLEPLVEIHGDPKRIGQLLDNLLSNAIKFSDRETTIHISTKKIENNILLIIKDEGPGIAEEELEQLFTPFTKGAASPTGDEPSHGLGLHIVKRIASAHNCSVDVASSLGNGTQFTVSFPLEAASS; via the coding sequence ATGCAGACAGAACCAAAAAAATACATACTGATTGCTGTATCTGAATCAAAAGCAGCAGCACAGCTAAAAGAAGGGATAGAATCAACATGCGGTATACCCTGCCTCGTTGCGACAACCTCTTCCGAAGCCTTCAGTATGGCCTCACGGTACAGTGACCAGCTACCGCTTGCTATTCTAGACACTTCTTTAACGGGCATTTCTGAAAATTTATTCTACGTAACTGCGGAACATAGCATTCCGACTCTGCTCCTTACTGACAACTACACCGAAGCATGTGCCTCCTGCACATTGTCCCCGACAATTATCGATGCAGTGCTCAAAAGCAGCGATCTTGTCGCGAATGTTATCGAGGTCGTACAGCGCCTGCATCAAAATAGAAATACAGAAGTTCTGATCGTCGACAGCTCTGCATCCGTCCGGCACTATCTGTCATATGTCGTTTCGAACTATATGCTGAACCCGCGAACAGCACCCTCCGGCAAAGACGCTCTGGCTCTGCTGGAACATGAAAAGTTCCCGCTCATCCTCATTGACGCTCACCTTAGTGATATGCCCGGTGTCGAACTCACGCGTTTGATACGTAAAAAACATCCGCCGGAACTTACATCCATCATAGGGATTTCTGGAAATTCAGATCTACATATCTCCGCCATGTTTCTAAAAAGCGGTGCCAGCGACTTTTTGAATAAGCCGTTCAAACGAGAAGAGCTCTACTGTCGTATGATACAGAATCTAAAAATGACGGAACTGCTCTATTATTTGGAACAACTGAATGCGCTTAAAAACAAAATGCTCGGCATGGCAGCCCATGATTTAGTCACGCCCATCACCGGCGTACAGGGACTCTCTTCTATTCTTAAGGAAGGATACGCAGGTGAATTGACAAAACAGCAGAAAGAAATTGCTCAGGCAATATTTTCAGCCAGTAACGACATGCTCACCCTTGTTACTGACATTCTGGATGTTTCAACAATCGAAAGCGGACTGCTTTCCATCAAAAAAGAACCTATTCAACTGAATGACATTGTAGCTCGGAGACTCGCTTTTGCCGGACTCACTGCGGCTCGTAAATCAATTGCTCTTCATCACAACCTCGAACCGCTGGTGGAAATCCACGGCGACCCTAAACGCATAGGACAACTACTCGACAATCTGCTATCCAACGCTATTAAATTTTCTGATCGTGAAACAACAATTCACATCAGCACAAAAAAAATAGAAAACAACATTCTGCTGATTATAAAAGATGAAGGGCCCGGAATAGCAGAGGAAGAGCTCGAACAATTGTTCACACCATTCACTAAAGGCGCAGCCTCACCAACCGGAGACGAACCAAGCCACGGTCTCGGATTACACATAGTAAAGCGTATTGCTAGTGCCCATAATTGTAGTGTAGATGTAGCAAGCTCTCTGGGCAACGGCACACAATTTACCGTCAGCTTTCCTTTGGAAGCTGCTTCAAGCTAA
- a CDS encoding RNA pseudouridine synthase, whose protein sequence is MIPNLSTVTVPETLNNTRLDGALSLFLPESGMRVRRRVFETHTVLVNGIPRSKGYSVSTGDQILLVEKTVPKSIKQETSTTKACVSDDSAELKKQLHIVHEDAHFAAIYKPGGLHTAAISGKSSPNLEAELPALFAHHTTSEDPLPILVNRLDCLTSGMVMAAKSEAAAAMFKEIENAGAVEKIYILLVHGSVPAPLHVTNKLDMAKRKVTKVLPEADTDPLRHTMFLPLLETTIPDAPSSSATLLMAAISKGARHQIRAHIASQGFPIVGDPLYGPPQPCAEIAPQTMYLHHYQIELGSFSAMCPPIWNAWEQWKGSIPTK, encoded by the coding sequence ATGATACCTAATCTCTCAACAGTGACTGTTCCGGAAACGTTGAACAACACACGCCTTGATGGTGCACTTTCTCTATTTCTTCCTGAATCCGGTATGCGCGTGCGCAGAAGAGTTTTCGAAACCCATACGGTTCTCGTTAACGGTATCCCACGTTCAAAAGGGTATTCGGTCTCCACTGGTGATCAAATTCTGCTCGTTGAAAAAACAGTTCCGAAAAGCATAAAACAAGAGACCTCCACAACGAAAGCGTGCGTTTCGGACGACAGTGCAGAGCTTAAAAAGCAGTTACATATAGTGCATGAAGATGCTCATTTTGCAGCAATTTACAAGCCGGGCGGACTACATACCGCAGCTATATCAGGAAAGAGTTCACCCAATCTCGAAGCGGAATTGCCAGCCCTGTTTGCCCATCACACGACGTCTGAAGATCCGCTGCCTATCCTTGTAAACAGACTCGATTGCCTGACCTCGGGGATGGTCATGGCTGCAAAGTCAGAAGCCGCAGCAGCCATGTTCAAAGAAATTGAAAACGCCGGTGCTGTAGAAAAAATATACATTCTTCTCGTGCATGGCTCCGTGCCCGCTCCCCTGCATGTGACCAACAAGCTTGATATGGCAAAACGCAAGGTAACAAAGGTATTGCCCGAAGCAGATACCGACCCGCTTCGTCACACAATGTTTCTTCCCCTGTTGGAAACCACTATTCCAGACGCCCCTTCCAGTTCAGCAACGCTCCTTATGGCTGCAATAAGCAAAGGGGCGCGCCACCAAATTCGTGCTCACATTGCTTCCCAAGGATTTCCCATCGTCGGAGACCCGCTCTACGGCCCCCCTCAACCATGTGCTGAAATAGCACCTCAGACCATGTACCTTCACCACTACCAAATAGAACTTGGCTCCTTTTCTGCCATGTGTCCTCCAATATGGAACGCATGGGAACAATGGAAAGGATCAATTCCTACTAAATAA
- a CDS encoding flavodoxin has translation MASVFITYGSTTGNTEYVAESIQRTLEQSGHEVTIEDVADIKVTDLAKAYDLCCLGCSTWGDDEIELQDDFIPVFEEIEGIDLAGKNIACFGCGDSSYEYYCGAVDAIEEACKNAGASVFAESLKIDGDPKAEQADIDAWVKDLIAKLNA, from the coding sequence ATGGCATCAGTATTCATTACGTACGGTTCAACTACAGGCAACACAGAATACGTTGCAGAAAGCATTCAACGTACACTGGAACAAAGCGGTCACGAAGTAACCATTGAAGATGTTGCAGACATCAAAGTTACGGACCTGGCTAAAGCCTATGATCTTTGCTGCCTTGGATGTTCCACGTGGGGTGATGATGAAATCGAACTACAGGATGATTTTATCCCCGTATTCGAAGAAATCGAAGGCATTGACCTTGCTGGTAAAAATATCGCCTGCTTCGGTTGTGGCGACAGCAGCTACGAATATTATTGCGGCGCAGTAGATGCAATTGAAGAAGCATGCAAAAACGCAGGCGCTTCCGTATTTGCCGAGTCACTCAAAATCGACGGTGATCCAAAGGCCGAACAAGCAGACATTGATGCATGGGTAAAAGACCTCATTGCTAAATTAAACGCATAG
- a CDS encoding DUF456 domain-containing protein — translation MQLFFTALMVAFLGLHFLSMPANFLIMGMLVLWKFMYPAESVDMNTMFFVITGGLVLLGEALEFISQLVGAKKYGGSKKGNLGGIIGAICGAIIGAPFFFGFGALIGALGGSYAGCLVFEIAHGRNLSEAMIASKGAFYGKSLGMSIKFGIGVFVVVYGASYIWN, via the coding sequence TTGCAGTTGTTTTTTACAGCTCTGATGGTCGCGTTTCTCGGCCTGCATTTTCTGAGCATGCCCGCAAACTTTTTGATTATGGGCATGCTAGTTTTATGGAAGTTCATGTATCCCGCAGAATCTGTGGATATGAACACCATGTTCTTTGTAATTACCGGCGGGCTTGTGTTGCTTGGTGAAGCACTCGAGTTTATTTCCCAGCTTGTGGGAGCCAAAAAATATGGCGGATCAAAGAAAGGGAACCTGGGCGGTATCATTGGTGCCATCTGTGGCGCTATTATCGGTGCTCCGTTTTTTTTCGGATTCGGTGCCCTTATCGGAGCCCTAGGCGGTTCATACGCAGGGTGTCTTGTTTTTGAAATTGCACATGGCAGAAATTTAAGCGAAGCCATGATCGCGTCAAAAGGCGCCTTTTATGGAAAGTCCCTTGGTATGAGCATTAAATTCGGCATCGGCGTATTCGTCGTTGTCTACGGTGCATCGTACATCTGGAACTAG